The following are encoded together in the Mammaliicoccus vitulinus genome:
- a CDS encoding tetratricopeptide repeat protein, translating to MGDNSNIIHVKFDKDFYYHKAMEKMRQQDFVYAESLFKKALELSPDDFVIIPPYAECLVELNQTTKAEEMMYDQIAKDNFVTDYYFYLSQMFMKTNEPNKAFLFGLRYVTEEDDQDYFEEMIQMFEVKYDNQTAVEEEAERFVIQHIFQYLFSKGKLQEANDFIERQRATMQEDQHIMNLKAMSMLYNNQYEEAEALLQTILEDNPSDIYALCHMTLLLYNTEQMERFKLYLDQLSKLHPINDEESFKLGVVLSYLGKHKPSNQLLVPLLKKAQASMPQLHHALSYNYYHLGYEEEAKRHWQRFEDSVQYHSQLPPWKIDELKDMLDSHVLPLLKDEDYRYRLYGIFLLGHMKHRELVMSHEVWEVLENLPDYERLYITYTFQKLHLNKIGFIDKGMKLIEQSEYQHYGKELFVSWIEHAEMLIADNESIETVDHYVAASVYIYLKMLNIKITKKEIKNSFNITTYRLNKAINAIVSI from the coding sequence TTGGGAGACAATTCAAATATAATACACGTAAAGTTTGATAAAGACTTCTACTATCATAAAGCGATGGAGAAAATGAGACAACAAGATTTTGTGTATGCCGAGTCTTTATTTAAAAAAGCACTTGAACTATCACCTGATGATTTTGTTATTATACCGCCTTATGCTGAATGCCTTGTGGAGCTTAACCAAACTACAAAAGCAGAAGAAATGATGTATGATCAAATTGCGAAAGATAATTTTGTTACGGATTATTATTTTTATTTAAGTCAAATGTTTATGAAGACAAATGAGCCTAATAAGGCATTTTTATTCGGGTTACGTTATGTAACAGAAGAAGACGATCAAGATTATTTTGAAGAAATGATTCAAATGTTCGAAGTGAAGTATGATAACCAAACTGCCGTTGAAGAAGAAGCAGAGCGCTTTGTCATACAGCATATTTTTCAATATTTATTCTCCAAAGGTAAATTACAAGAAGCGAACGATTTTATAGAGAGACAACGTGCGACGATGCAAGAAGATCAGCATATTATGAATTTAAAAGCGATGTCGATGCTATACAATAACCAATATGAAGAGGCAGAGGCTTTGCTTCAAACTATATTGGAAGACAATCCGTCAGACATATATGCTTTATGCCATATGACTTTGTTATTATACAACACAGAACAGATGGAACGTTTTAAGCTATATTTAGATCAATTAAGTAAATTACATCCGATTAACGATGAAGAATCTTTTAAGTTAGGTGTCGTTTTAAGCTATTTAGGAAAACATAAACCTTCTAATCAACTACTAGTGCCACTTTTGAAAAAAGCACAAGCTTCTATGCCACAACTTCATCATGCGTTAAGTTATAATTATTATCATTTAGGTTATGAAGAAGAAGCGAAAAGACATTGGCAGAGATTTGAGGATAGTGTACAATATCATAGTCAATTACCACCATGGAAAATTGATGAACTTAAAGATATGTTAGATAGTCATGTGTTACCGTTATTAAAAGATGAAGACTACAGATATAGATTGTATGGCATATTTTTATTAGGTCATATGAAACATCGTGAACTCGTGATGTCTCATGAAGTATGGGAAGTTCTAGAAAATTTACCTGATTACGAAAGGTTATATATAACGTATACTTTTCAAAAACTTCATCTTAATAAGATAGGCTTTATTGATAAAGGTATGAAACTCATTGAACAATCAGAATATCAACATTATGGAAAAGAATTATTCGTATCATGGATTGAACATGCTGAGATGTTAATTGCAGATAATGAATCAATTGAAACAGTTGATCATTACGTAGCAGCCTCAGTATATATTTATTTAAAAATGTTAAATATAAAAATAACCAAAAAAGAAATTAAAAATTCATTCAATATTACGACGTATCGCTTGAATAAAGCAATTAATGCTATAGTGAGCATATAG
- the uvrA gene encoding excinuclease ABC subunit UvrA has product MKNKSIIVKGARAHNLKDIDIEIPKDQLVVMTGLSGSGKSSLAFDTIYAEGQRRYVESLSAYARQFLGQMDKPDVDLIEGLSPAISIDQKTTSKNPRSTVATVTEIYDYLRLLYARVGRPICPNHGIEIKSQTVQQMVDQVMELEDRTKLQILSPIISGRKGTHKKLIEDIAKKGYARLKVDGDILDVDDVPDLNKNQNHSIDVVIDRLVIKPGIEARLADSLQTALELAEGNAVADIIDGDEIKFSEHHACPICGFSVDQLEPRMFSFNSPFGACPSCDGLGMKLTVDVDLVVPDKTLSLNDGAILPWQPISSNYYPTLLKQACEHFKIDMDKPFNKLTKKEKNIVLRGHEDEIEFEFNQDYGVKTKRKRTMAFEGVLNNIERRYHDSPSEYVREVMQKYMVEKTCETCDGYRLNEKVLSVKIDGQHIGEVVRYSIYNAIEHFDHLNLDETERKIAKLILKEIHERLSFLNNVGLEYLTLNRASGTLSGGEAQRIRLATQIGSRLSGVLYVLDEPSIGLHQRDNERLINTLKSMRDMGNTLIVVEHDEDTMKAADYLVDIGPKAGVHGGEVVASGTPEEVMQNENSLTGRYLSGKEKVYVPSKRRKITKRKISVKGATSNNLKDVDVDFPLSVMTCVTGVSGSGKSSLVNEVLYKGLQKQLYNTKTKPGAHKSIKGVNEIEKIIDIDQSPIGRTPRSNPATYTGVFDDIRDVFSQTNEAKVRGYQKGRFSFNVKGGRCEACKGDGIIKIEMHFLPDVYVPCEVCDGKRYNRETLEVTYKGKSISDVLEMTVEDAYHFFESLPKINRKLKTIVDVGLGYVKLGQPATTLSGGEAQRVKLASELHRRSNGKSLYILDEPTTGLHVDDIKRLLSVLNRLVENGDSVIIIEHNLDVIKTADYIIDLGPEGGDGGGEIIATGTPEDIVKVDASYTGKYLKPILERDRT; this is encoded by the coding sequence ATGAAAAACAAATCCATCATCGTAAAAGGTGCAAGAGCACATAATTTAAAAGATATAGATATAGAAATACCAAAAGATCAACTTGTTGTGATGACAGGTTTATCAGGATCAGGGAAATCATCATTAGCGTTTGATACAATTTATGCTGAAGGTCAAAGACGATATGTTGAATCATTAAGTGCATATGCTAGACAATTTTTAGGTCAAATGGATAAACCAGATGTAGATTTAATTGAAGGCCTTTCTCCAGCGATATCAATAGATCAAAAGACAACAAGTAAAAATCCTAGATCAACTGTAGCGACGGTTACAGAAATTTATGATTATTTGAGATTATTATATGCAAGAGTAGGTAGACCAATTTGTCCAAACCATGGTATTGAAATTAAATCACAAACTGTGCAACAAATGGTCGATCAAGTTATGGAATTAGAAGATAGAACAAAATTACAAATTCTGTCTCCAATTATTTCTGGACGTAAAGGCACGCATAAAAAATTAATCGAAGATATCGCTAAAAAAGGTTATGCAAGATTAAAAGTTGATGGCGATATTTTAGATGTGGATGATGTACCAGATTTAAATAAAAATCAAAACCACTCAATCGATGTTGTAATAGATAGACTTGTGATTAAACCTGGAATAGAAGCGAGATTAGCAGATTCGTTACAAACAGCTTTGGAATTAGCTGAAGGTAATGCTGTAGCGGATATTATTGATGGTGATGAAATTAAATTTTCTGAACATCATGCTTGTCCTATTTGTGGGTTTTCAGTTGATCAATTAGAACCTAGAATGTTTTCATTTAATAGCCCATTTGGCGCATGTCCATCTTGTGATGGTCTCGGCATGAAATTAACTGTTGATGTTGATTTAGTTGTACCAGATAAAACATTAAGTTTAAATGATGGTGCTATTTTACCTTGGCAACCAATCAGTTCAAATTATTATCCAACTTTATTAAAACAAGCTTGTGAACATTTTAAAATTGATATGGATAAACCATTTAATAAATTAACAAAAAAAGAAAAGAATATTGTATTACGTGGACATGAAGATGAAATTGAGTTTGAATTTAATCAAGATTATGGCGTTAAAACGAAACGTAAAAGAACGATGGCGTTTGAAGGTGTATTAAATAACATTGAACGACGTTATCATGATTCACCATCTGAGTACGTTAGAGAAGTTATGCAAAAATACATGGTCGAAAAAACATGTGAAACGTGTGATGGATACCGTTTAAATGAAAAAGTGTTGTCAGTTAAAATTGATGGACAGCACATTGGTGAAGTTGTGAGATACTCAATTTATAATGCGATTGAACACTTCGATCATTTAAATTTAGATGAAACTGAAAGAAAAATTGCTAAACTTATTTTAAAAGAAATACACGAGAGACTTTCATTCTTAAACAATGTTGGTTTAGAATATTTAACGCTGAATCGAGCTTCAGGAACTTTATCTGGTGGTGAAGCGCAACGTATTAGATTGGCGACACAAATTGGTTCGAGATTATCAGGTGTTCTATATGTATTAGATGAACCTTCTATCGGTCTTCATCAAAGAGATAATGAACGATTAATCAACACTTTGAAATCTATGAGAGATATGGGAAATACTTTAATAGTTGTTGAACACGATGAAGATACAATGAAAGCTGCAGACTACTTAGTGGATATCGGACCAAAAGCGGGTGTTCATGGAGGAGAGGTTGTAGCTAGTGGTACACCTGAAGAAGTTATGCAAAATGAAAACTCATTAACGGGTCGATATTTAAGCGGCAAAGAAAAAGTATACGTACCATCAAAGCGCAGAAAAATAACGAAACGAAAAATATCTGTTAAAGGCGCAACGAGTAATAACTTGAAAGATGTTGATGTAGACTTTCCATTGTCAGTTATGACATGTGTAACGGGCGTTTCGGGTTCAGGTAAAAGTTCTTTAGTTAATGAAGTGTTATATAAAGGATTACAAAAGCAATTGTACAATACGAAAACTAAACCAGGTGCTCATAAATCTATTAAAGGTGTTAATGAAATAGAGAAAATTATAGATATTGACCAATCTCCAATTGGTAGAACACCACGATCTAACCCAGCAACATATACAGGTGTGTTTGACGATATAAGAGATGTATTTAGTCAAACTAATGAAGCCAAAGTAAGAGGTTATCAAAAAGGTAGATTTAGTTTTAATGTTAAAGGTGGCCGTTGTGAAGCATGTAAAGGAGACGGAATCATTAAAATTGAAATGCATTTTCTACCTGATGTATACGTTCCGTGTGAAGTTTGCGATGGAAAAAGGTATAATAGAGAAACATTAGAAGTAACTTACAAAGGTAAAAGTATTTCTGATGTGTTAGAAATGACTGTAGAAGATGCTTATCACTTTTTTGAAAGTTTGCCGAAGATAAATAGAAAATTAAAAACAATCGTTGATGTTGGACTAGGTTATGTAAAACTAGGACAACCAGCTACAACTTTATCAGGTGGTGAAGCACAACGTGTCAAACTTGCATCAGAGCTTCATAGACGCTCTAACGGTAAGTCGTTATACATTCTAGATGAACCAACAACTGGATTGCATGTAGATGATATTAAACGCTTGTTAAGTGTATTGAATAGACTTGTTGAAAATGGTGACTCTGTCATTATTATAGAACATAATTTAGATGTCATTAAAACAGCTGACTATATCATAGACTTAGGTCCTGAAGGTGGAGACGGTGGTGGAGAAATTATTGCAACCGGTACTCCAGAAGATATAGTGAAAGTAGACGCATCTTATACTGGTAAATATTTAAAACCGATCTTGGAAAGAGATCGAACATAA
- the trxB gene encoding thioredoxin-disulfide reductase: MTTQVDYDVIIVGAGPAGMTAAVYASRANLSTVMIERGMPGGQMANTEDVENFPGFDLITGPDLSTKMFTHAQKFGAKYEYGDIKNIEDKGSYKVVNMGDRTLTAHAIIIATGAEYKKIGVPGEQELGGRGVSYCAVCDGAFFKGKNLYVIGGGDSAVEEGIFLTKFADKVTIVHRRDELRAQKIIQDRAFKNDKIDFIWNTTLKTINDKDGKVGSVTLVSTEDGSETEHQADGVFIYIGMKPLTKPFESLGILNENGYIETNDEMETNVPGVYAAGDVREKTLRQIVTATGDGSIAAQNAQAYIESLEDEEQLI, from the coding sequence ATGACTACACAAGTAGATTATGATGTAATTATAGTTGGAGCAGGCCCGGCAGGTATGACTGCTGCTGTTTACGCTTCAAGAGCAAATTTATCAACTGTAATGATAGAACGTGGTATGCCAGGTGGACAAATGGCAAATACTGAGGATGTAGAAAACTTCCCAGGATTTGATTTAATTACAGGTCCAGACTTATCAACTAAAATGTTTACACATGCCCAAAAATTTGGTGCTAAATATGAATATGGTGACATTAAAAATATAGAAGATAAAGGTTCTTACAAAGTTGTTAATATGGGAGATAGAACATTAACAGCGCACGCTATTATCATTGCGACAGGTGCAGAATACAAGAAAATTGGTGTACCAGGTGAACAAGAATTAGGTGGACGCGGCGTAAGTTATTGTGCAGTATGTGATGGCGCATTCTTTAAAGGTAAGAACTTATATGTAATTGGTGGCGGCGACTCAGCAGTAGAAGAAGGTATTTTCTTAACTAAATTCGCTGACAAAGTTACAATCGTTCATAGAAGAGATGAATTAAGAGCTCAAAAAATCATTCAAGATCGTGCATTTAAAAACGACAAAATTGATTTTATTTGGAACACAACTTTAAAAACAATTAACGATAAAGATGGAAAAGTAGGGTCAGTAACATTAGTTTCTACAGAAGATGGTTCAGAGACTGAACATCAAGCTGATGGTGTGTTTATCTACATTGGTATGAAACCATTAACTAAACCATTTGAATCTTTAGGTATATTAAATGAAAATGGTTATATTGAAACAAATGACGAAATGGAAACAAACGTACCTGGTGTTTATGCAGCAGGCGATGTTCGTGAAAAAACGTTACGTCAAATCGTAACAGCAACTGGTGATGGAAGTATCGCAGCACAAAATGCTCAAGCATATATCGAATCACTAGAAGACGAAGAACAATTAATATAA
- the hprK gene encoding HPr(Ser) kinase/phosphatase has translation MISSSKLIEQFNMEVIAGKAGLHRKITETDLSRPGLEMAGYFSHYSSDRIQVLGTTELSFYNLLPDEEKKGRMAKLCRPETPAIIITRGLDAPVELIESCNKENTPLLKSESSTTKLMGQVTGYLERELAPETSLHGVLVDVYGVGVLITGDSGVGKSETALELVKRGHRLVADDNVEIKEINKNELIGKAPKIIEHLLEIRGLGIINVMALFGAGSILMEKRIKLNINLETWNREKIYDRVGLNEETLKILDSKITKKTIPVRPGRNLAVIIEVAAMNYRLNNMGINTAEEFNNRLNAEILKNARKENE, from the coding sequence ATGATATCAAGTAGTAAATTAATAGAGCAATTTAATATGGAAGTCATTGCTGGAAAAGCAGGACTACATCGTAAAATAACTGAGACTGATTTATCACGCCCTGGTTTGGAAATGGCAGGGTATTTTTCGCATTACTCTTCAGACCGCATTCAAGTATTAGGTACGACTGAATTATCATTTTATAATTTATTGCCGGACGAAGAAAAGAAAGGCAGAATGGCGAAATTATGTAGACCTGAAACGCCAGCAATTATTATTACACGTGGTTTAGATGCACCAGTAGAACTGATTGAGAGTTGTAACAAAGAGAATACACCACTTTTAAAAAGTGAGTCTTCTACCACGAAATTAATGGGACAAGTAACAGGATATCTTGAAAGAGAATTAGCACCTGAAACTTCATTACATGGTGTACTAGTAGATGTGTATGGTGTTGGTGTTCTGATTACAGGTGATAGTGGTGTAGGTAAAAGTGAAACGGCACTTGAACTTGTAAAACGTGGACATAGACTTGTAGCAGACGACAATGTTGAAATCAAAGAAATTAATAAAAATGAATTAATCGGGAAAGCACCAAAAATAATAGAACATTTACTTGAAATTCGAGGATTAGGCATTATAAATGTTATGGCTTTATTTGGTGCAGGTTCAATATTGATGGAAAAAAGAATTAAGCTGAACATAAATTTAGAAACATGGAATAGAGAAAAAATTTATGACAGAGTCGGATTAAATGAAGAAACTTTAAAAATATTAGATTCTAAAATCACTAAGAAAACGATACCTGTTAGACCTGGTAGAAACTTAGCTGTTATTATCGAAGTTGCTGCGATGAATTATCGATTAAATAACATGGGTATTAATACTGCAGAAGAATTTAATAATAGACTTAATGCAGAAATTTTGAAGAATGCACGTAAGGAGAATGAATAA
- a CDS encoding SHOCT-like domain-containing protein, translated as MNEVQLKILELIESGKITVEEAVKLLEATSNNPKSTSAFTNKSKENVEQLFEDLLGKVKTTAKSGKSEFEKQFNDRERSEHDPIQQLDESLRNIIRSFNKNNDQNKGI; from the coding sequence ATGAACGAAGTACAATTAAAGATATTAGAACTTATCGAAAGCGGTAAAATCACAGTAGAAGAAGCTGTAAAATTACTTGAAGCAACTTCAAATAATCCAAAATCAACGTCAGCATTCACAAATAAGTCAAAAGAAAATGTAGAACAATTATTTGAAGACTTATTAGGTAAAGTTAAAACAACTGCTAAATCAGGTAAATCTGAATTTGAGAAACAGTTTAATGATAGAGAAAGATCAGAGCATGACCCAATTCAACAATTAGATGAATCTTTAAGAAATATCATTAGATCTTTTAACAAAAATAACGACCAAAATAAAGGTATATAA
- a CDS encoding acyltransferase: MRALKTKKVSGANPLWKMYETIHFIKVFKNVIIIEISRYMPSVKWKHFIYRKGLNMKIGNETAFAFKATPDIMFPELISIGKNCVIGYNATILCHEYLVDEYRIGHVNIGDNVLIGANATILAGVNIGSNATVASGTIVTKDVPDGLMAFGNPMQLKKRR, translated from the coding sequence GTGAGGGCATTAAAAACTAAAAAAGTATCTGGGGCAAACCCATTATGGAAAATGTATGAAACAATACATTTTATAAAAGTGTTTAAAAATGTTATTATCATTGAAATTAGTAGATATATGCCGAGTGTTAAATGGAAACATTTCATATATAGAAAAGGATTAAATATGAAAATCGGTAACGAAACAGCTTTTGCATTTAAGGCTACGCCGGATATCATGTTTCCAGAGCTTATATCAATCGGTAAAAATTGTGTTATAGGATATAATGCAACCATTCTATGTCATGAATATTTAGTAGATGAATATAGAATTGGGCATGTAAATATTGGAGATAATGTATTAATTGGTGCTAATGCAACTATATTAGCAGGCGTTAATATAGGGAGTAATGCCACTGTCGCTAGCGGGACAATTGTTACGAAAGATGTTCCAGATGGTTTGATGGCATTCGGTAATCCAATGCAACTTAAAAAAAGGCGGTGA
- the lgt gene encoding prolipoprotein diacylglyceryl transferase codes for MGVLGIDPVAIQLGPLAIRWYGIIIASGILIGYLVAQRTAKKIGIKEDTLIDLIIWCVVMAIICARIYYVAFEWQYYSQHLVEIPLIMNGGIAIHGGLIGAFLTGFIICRKKNLSFFQMVDIVAPSIILAQAIGRWGNFMNQEAHGGPVSRSFLENLHIPEFIINHMQIDGIYYHPTFLYESLWNIIGFILLLLIRPQLKIGETFFAYLIYYSIGRFYIEGLRTDSLMLTENLRIAQVISIVIIVVSIACIIYRRIRYNPEKFRDVTGYYHN; via the coding sequence ATGGGTGTGTTAGGTATTGACCCAGTAGCGATACAATTAGGACCTTTAGCAATACGATGGTATGGCATCATCATTGCTTCAGGTATCTTAATAGGATATTTAGTCGCACAAAGAACAGCTAAAAAAATTGGCATAAAAGAAGATACGCTCATTGATCTCATTATTTGGTGTGTCGTCATGGCAATTATATGCGCGCGAATTTATTATGTAGCATTTGAGTGGCAATATTATAGTCAACATTTAGTAGAGATACCCCTTATTATGAACGGTGGCATTGCGATTCATGGTGGATTAATTGGGGCGTTCTTAACTGGATTTATTATATGTAGAAAGAAAAACTTATCATTTTTCCAAATGGTTGATATTGTAGCGCCAAGTATCATATTGGCACAAGCTATCGGAAGATGGGGAAACTTCATGAATCAAGAAGCGCATGGAGGTCCTGTATCAAGAAGCTTCCTAGAGAATTTACATATACCAGAATTTATTATTAATCATATGCAAATTGACGGTATTTATTATCACCCAACATTTTTATATGAATCACTATGGAACATTATTGGATTTATTTTGTTATTATTGATACGTCCACAATTGAAAATTGGTGAGACTTTCTTTGCTTATTTAATTTATTACTCAATTGGTAGATTCTATATCGAAGGTTTAAGAACGGATAGTTTGATGCTTACTGAAAACTTAAGAATCGCTCAAGTGATTTCAATTGTTATCATCGTTGTTTCAATAGCTTGTATTATTTATAGAAGAATACGCTATAATCCGGAAAAATTCAGAGATGTTACAGGTTATTATCATAACTAA
- the rapZ gene encoding RNase adapter RapZ gives MQPIDKSNVKNELLVVTGMSGAGKSVALQALEDLGYFCVDNLPPILLQKFVDLMDQGNPSLSKVAIGIDLRGKDFFGDLREELDYIQSEKRVIVDILFLEANDKKLISRYKETRRTHPLSEKGSLLSAIEQERELLGDIKGISNFVIDTTEKKPKALKQELIATFEKDPSTTFQVRVLSFGFKHGMPIDADIVFDVRFLPNPYYVDELRPLTGLDDEVYQYVMKWKETNTFYKKFSELLMFMLPGYKKEGKSQLTIAIGCTGGQHRSVALAKRLGEDIKENFDYVVYTSHRDAHIESKKKK, from the coding sequence ATGCAACCTATCGATAAAAGTAATGTAAAAAATGAATTGCTCGTTGTAACTGGTATGTCTGGTGCGGGAAAATCAGTCGCATTACAAGCGTTAGAAGATTTAGGATATTTTTGCGTTGATAATTTACCACCAATTTTATTGCAAAAGTTTGTAGACTTAATGGATCAAGGTAATCCGTCTTTATCCAAAGTTGCAATAGGTATTGATTTAAGAGGTAAAGATTTCTTTGGTGACTTAAGAGAAGAACTAGATTATATACAAAGTGAAAAAAGAGTTATTGTAGATATTTTATTTTTAGAAGCAAATGATAAAAAATTGATTTCGCGATATAAAGAAACAAGAAGAACACATCCTCTAAGTGAGAAAGGTAGCTTATTATCAGCTATTGAACAAGAGAGAGAATTATTAGGTGATATAAAAGGTATCAGCAACTTTGTAATAGATACTACTGAAAAGAAACCTAAAGCATTAAAACAAGAATTGATTGCAACGTTTGAAAAAGATCCTTCTACAACATTCCAAGTTCGAGTGTTAAGTTTTGGTTTCAAACATGGAATGCCCATCGATGCAGATATCGTATTTGATGTAAGGTTTTTACCTAACCCATACTATGTAGATGAATTAAGACCGTTGACTGGTCTAGATGATGAAGTTTACCAATATGTTATGAAATGGAAAGAAACAAATACATTTTATAAAAAATTTAGTGAATTATTAATGTTTATGTTGCCAGGTTACAAAAAAGAAGGTAAATCCCAATTAACAATTGCTATAGGATGTACAGGTGGTCAACATAGATCAGTTGCACTTGCAAAACGTTTAGGAGA
- the uvrB gene encoding excinuclease ABC subunit UvrB — MQHFPFKIHSDYSPQGDQPEAIKSLVKGIKDGKRHQTLLGATGTGKTFTMSNVIKQVGKPTLIIAHNKTLAGQLYSEFKEYFPENRVEYFVSYYDYYQPEAYVPQTDTFIEKDASINDEIDKLRHSATSALFERDDVIVIASVSCIYGLGNPEEYKDLVVSTRVGMEMERNELLRKLVDNQYSRNDIDFRRGTFRVRGDVVEIFPASRDELCVRVEFFGDEIDRIREVNYLTGEVIAEREHFLFYPASHFVTREEKMKEAIERIEKELKERLEELRKDNKLLEAQRLEQRTNYDLEMMREMGFCSGIENYSVHLTLRPKGSTPYTLLDYFGDDWLVMIDESHVTIPQIRGMYNGDQARKNVLVEHGFRLPSALDNRPLKFEEFDKKTKQLVYVSATPGPYEIEHTDEMVEQIIRPTGLLDPVIEVRPSENQIDDLMAQINERVESNERVLITTLTKKMSEDLTTYLKEAGIKVNYLHSEIKTLERIEIIRDLRMGVYDVLVGINLLREGLDIPEVSLVTILDADKEGFLRSERALIQTIGRAARNDKGKVIMYADRITDSMRTAIDETSRRRVTQKAYNEENNITPQTINKKIRDVISATVETDEVNDKDKKKAPKKLTKKEREKTIERIEKEMKGAAKDLDFERASELRDILFELKAER, encoded by the coding sequence ATGCAACATTTTCCTTTTAAAATACATTCAGACTATTCACCTCAAGGAGATCAGCCCGAAGCTATTAAATCTCTCGTTAAAGGTATAAAGGATGGTAAGAGACACCAAACGCTACTTGGTGCAACAGGAACAGGTAAAACGTTCACAATGAGTAATGTTATTAAACAAGTAGGAAAGCCTACCCTTATCATTGCGCATAATAAAACATTAGCAGGTCAATTGTATAGTGAGTTTAAAGAGTATTTTCCTGAAAACAGAGTTGAATATTTTGTAAGTTATTATGATTATTATCAACCAGAAGCATATGTTCCTCAAACAGATACATTTATTGAAAAAGATGCATCCATTAATGATGAAATAGATAAACTGCGACATTCTGCTACGAGTGCATTGTTTGAACGAGATGATGTTATTGTAATCGCAAGTGTCAGTTGTATATATGGTTTAGGTAATCCGGAAGAATATAAAGACTTAGTCGTAAGCACGCGTGTAGGTATGGAAATGGAACGTAACGAACTATTAAGAAAGCTTGTCGACAACCAATATTCGAGAAATGATATTGATTTTAGACGTGGTACTTTCAGAGTAAGAGGCGATGTAGTTGAAATTTTCCCAGCATCACGAGATGAATTGTGTGTGAGAGTTGAATTTTTCGGAGACGAAATTGACCGAATTAGAGAAGTGAACTATTTAACGGGTGAAGTGATAGCTGAAAGAGAACATTTTCTATTTTATCCAGCTTCTCACTTCGTAACACGTGAAGAAAAGATGAAAGAAGCTATTGAACGTATTGAGAAAGAGCTTAAAGAACGTTTAGAAGAACTTAGAAAAGATAATAAGTTATTAGAAGCTCAAAGATTAGAACAAAGAACAAATTATGACTTAGAAATGATGCGAGAAATGGGATTCTGTTCGGGAATTGAGAACTATTCAGTTCATTTAACGTTACGTCCTAAAGGCTCCACACCATATACGTTATTAGATTATTTTGGTGATGATTGGCTCGTAATGATTGATGAATCACATGTTACGATTCCTCAAATAAGAGGTATGTATAATGGTGACCAAGCTAGAAAAAATGTTTTGGTTGAACATGGATTTAGATTACCAAGTGCTTTAGACAATAGACCACTTAAATTTGAAGAATTTGATAAGAAGACTAAACAACTTGTTTATGTGTCTGCCACACCAGGTCCGTATGAAATTGAACATACTGATGAAATGGTGGAACAAATTATACGACCAACTGGATTATTAGATCCTGTAATAGAAGTTAGACCGAGTGAAAATCAAATCGATGATTTAATGGCTCAAATTAACGAAAGAGTAGAAAGTAATGAGCGTGTGTTAATCACTACATTAACGAAGAAAATGAGTGAAGATTTAACGACTTATTTAAAAGAAGCGGGCATTAAAGTAAATTACTTACATTCTGAAATTAAAACGTTAGAACGTATAGAAATTATAAGGGATTTAAGAATGGGCGTTTACGATGTATTAGTTGGTATTAATTTACTACGTGAAGGTTTAGATATACCAGAAGTATCGCTTGTCACAATTTTAGATGCTGATAAAGAAGGATTCTTAAGGTCAGAGCGTGCGCTTATCCAAACGATTGGACGTGCAGCACGTAATGATAAAGGTAAAGTTATTATGTATGCAGATAGAATTACAGATTCTATGAGAACGGCAATAGATGAAACAAGTAGAAGACGTGTAACCCAAAAAGCTTATAACGAAGAAAATAATATTACACCACAAACAATTAATAAAAAAATTAGAGATGTCATATCAGCTACTGTAGAAACAGATGAAGTAAACGATAAAGATAAGAAAAAAGCGCCGAAGAAGCTTACGAAAAAAGAAAGAGAAAAGACAATCGAGCGGATAGAAAAAGAAATGAAAGGTGCTGCGAAAGATTTAGATTTCGAGCGTGCATCTGAATTAAGAGATATATTATTTGAACTAAAAGCAGAAAGGTGA